CTTGAAGGCAGCGTTCACCTCCTCCGCCGTGGTTTCCCTCTTGAGGAGAGCCACTAAGTCCACCACTGAAACATCCGGTACTGGAACCCTCAAGGCGATTCCGTGGCTCTTTCCTTTCATGCTGGGTATAACTTCGAAGATGGCCTTGGCGGCTCCAGTGGTAGTGGGAATGATGGAAACGGCCGCAGCCCTGGCCCTTCTCAGGTCTCTGTGAACGAGGTCCAGTACGCGCTGGTCGTTGGTATAGGCATGTACCGTCGTCATCAGACATTTCTCTACCCCGAAATTCTCCTCGAGCACCTTCAGGAGGGGGGCGAGGCAGTTGGTGGTGCAGGAGCCTAGGGAAATGATACGGTGTTTCGAGGGATCGTATTGAGTTTCGTTCACTCCAGGAACGATGGTGATATCTGGGTTTTTGGCGGGAGCGGTGATGAGGACCCTCTTTGCTCCTGCCTCTAGATGTTTGGAGGCTCCCTCTCTATCCGTAAAGACTCCAGTGGCTTCTATCACCAGATCCACCCCCAGCTCCTTCCAAGGAAGTTTGGAAGGATCCTTTTCGGAGAGGTGCCTCATCCTCTCCTTTCCCACCACTAGGTAGCCGTCTTCCGCCTTCATCTCCACCTCCAGCTTTCCGAAGGTGGAATCGTACTTGAGGAGGTGGAGAAGGGTCTGGGCATCGGCCAAGTCGTTGACCGCCACCACCTCGAAATTCTTCCTCCTTTCAAGAGAACTCCTGTAAAAGAGCCTCCCTATGCGTCCGAAACCGTTAATGGCTACGCGCATCCTCTTTTCTTGTTGAGAAAACTTTATATATGTCGTCCTCCATGCGATAAGAACCATATTTGAGAATTTAACCAAAAGTGGTAAGATGGAGGAGATAAAGCTCCTGCTGGAAGTTGCAAAGGCCGGAGGGGTTTCGGGATCGACCTCCCTCACCCTGAGGGAACTCTCGAGGAGGATGGGGAAACCCCCCTCCACCCTTGCACGCTGGCTGAGGAGACTGGAGGAAAGGGGATGGTTGGAGCGCTCTCCAGAGGGAAGGGGACAGAGGCTGAGGCTTTCCCCAAGGGGTTTGGCTTTTCTCAAGGCACTGTATACAGAGCTGGGTGAAGTATTGGAGGGAAGGGAGGAGGTGATGAGGCTGGAAGGAGTGGTGGTGAGCGGTTTGGGGGAAGGGAGTTATTATGTCAAGCAGGAGGGTTATCGCAAGCAGTTCCAAGAACAGCTCGGTTTCGTCCCCTTTCCCGGCACGCTCAACGTAAAGCTCAACGGCTCTTCAAGGCAGGCGAGGGAAGTACTCCAAGAACTGCCGGGAGTGATGCTGAAGGGCTTCCGTACCCAGGAGAGGAGCTTTGGGGAGGTGAAGTGTTTCCCTGTGAGGATAAGGGGGAAGGAGGCCTTTCTGGTGCTTCCCCTCAGGAGTTCTCATAAAGAAGTAGTGGAGCTTGTGGCGGAGGAAAAACTCAGGGATGCCCTTGGTCTCAAGGATGGGGATAGAGTGGAGTTGGAGGTGAGGAAATGGAAATAGAAGAGGCCCTCAGGGCCATGAGGGAGGGCAGGTTCGTTCTCATCCACGATAGCGGTGAAAGGGAAAACGAAGTGGACCTCGTGATGGGGGCGCAGTTCGTGGAACCCCGTCATGTGGCCATCCTTAGAAAAGAGGCGGGGGGCCTTATCTGTGTTCCCCTCCATCGCAGGATAGCGGACAACTTCGGACTTCCCTATCTGACGGAAATCTACCGGGAGGCAGCGGAGAAGTTCAGGCTCCTGAGGAATATCTTTCCCCACGACCTCCCCTATGACGAGCGTTCGGCCTTCTCCCTTACGGTGAACCACAGGAGAACCAGGACGGGGATCACCGACAGGGATAGAGCCCTGACCATAAGGGAGCTGGCGAGGATAGGGGCCATGGCCTTGAATGGCTCCGCAATAGAGGAGTTCGGGAAGAACTTCAGGAGTCCGGGTCATGTTCCCCTCCTCCCGGCCGCTGAAAGCCCCTTGGAGAGGCAGGGACACACCGAGCTTTCGGTGGCTCTGGCGGAAATGGCAGGAATCATTCCCGTAACGGTCATATGTGAGATGCTGGATGAGGAGACGCACGCGGCTTTGAGCGTGGAAAAGGCAAAGAAGTACGCGGAGGAGAGGGGTCTAGTTTTCTTGGAAGGAAGGGAGATCGTGGAAGAATACAAGAGGAGGAGATCATGACGGTAAGGATAGCGATGGTCGATACCACCTTCGCCAGATACGATATGGCTTCCTCTGCCATGGAGGAGCTCAAGAACCTCTGTAACGTGAAGTTCGAGAGGAGAACGGTTCCCGGTATAAAGGATCTTCCCGTGGAATGCAAGCGTCTGTTGGATGAGGGGTGCGTTGCGGCCATGGCTTTCGGCATGCCTGGACCCACCCCCATAGACAAGCAATGTGCCCATGAAGCTTCCTTGGGACTCATCTGGGCCCAGCTCCTCACCAACAAGCACATCATCGAGGTGTTCGTTTTCGAAGACGAGGCCTCCTCAGAGGAGGAGCTGGCCAGGTTAGCTGACAGGAGGGCCAGGGAGCACGCCCTCAACCTCTACCGCTTGCTCTTCAAGCCAGAAGAGCTAACAAAAAGGGCCGGCACCGGGCAAAGGGAAGGCCGCCCGGATGTCGGGCCCCTAAGGAGGTGAGAAACTGGTGAAGCTGGGACTGGTGGCCAGCGAGTTCTCTTGGGATGTGGTGGGTCCCATGGTGGAGTTTGCGAAGAGGCACATAGAGTTCTTGGGAGCGACGCTGGAGAGGGAAGTGCTGGTTCCTGGGGTCTGGGAAATACCAGTGGCCGTGAAGAAGCTGCTTTCCGAGGGAAAGGTGGATGCCGTGGTGACGCTGGGGGCTGTGATAGAGGGAGAAACCGAACACGATGAGGTGATCATGCAGCAGACCACTAGGAAACTGATGGATTTGGCCCTGGAGTACGGCAAACCCGTGGCTTTGGGCATCTCAGGGCCAGGCATGACCAGACTCCAAGCGCTGGACAGGGTGAATGAGTACGCTAGGAGAGCGGTGGAGAGTGCGGTCAAAACGGCGAAAAGGCTGGGAATCGGCTGAAGGCCGGGTGGGGATACTGGCTTTGGGTTCCCACCAGGAGAGACATGGAGCTGTGCTTCCCCCAGATACCGATGCCAAGCTGGCAGCCCATGTGGCCTTAGAAGCGGCCAAGAGGAGCGGTGCCAAATTCTTGGGGATCCTCCTCACCTCCTACGAGCTTCCCCTCATAAGGACGGGAAAACACCACTCCCTGAAGAAGGTGATGGGGGAACTGTGTAGGAGGCTGGGGGAGGCCAAGGAAGTTCTGGGAGTGAAGGCCGTGGTGCTCGTGAACGCCCATGGAGGAAATAAGCCCCTCAGGGAACACCTACACAAGCTGGAGAAGAGGATGGGGGTGAGGTTAGCTTTCACCACCCTTCTGGTCGACCTCGAAGGGCCACACGCTGGAACGGGGGAAGTAAGCGCGGCTGCTGCTGCTGGATTGGCCGACCTTTCGAGGCTGGATGAGCACTTGGATTTCCAGAAGTATCCGGAGGTGGGTTTCGTGGGGATGGAGAGGGTACGCAGGAAATACACATGGGCGGAGAGGCATGCTAGGGAAGTTATGGAAAGGGGAGTGAAGGCGGATCTGGAGCTGGGAAGGAAAATCTTGGAAGGGGCGGTGGAGGAGGCGGTAGGGGAGGTGAGGAGATTGGTTTCCGAGCTAGGGGGTTGAGAGACAACCGAACTCCTTCCCCATTTCCAACAGGGCCCAAGCCCAAACCAAACATTCGAAACTCTTCACGAGGGAACGGGAGCGGAAGTGGAGAGAATCCTGGTAATAAGCTTTGATGTTTTCCAGCAGTTTTTCTCCCCTCCTATCCAAAGATTTTACACCCTTAAGGGCCTCCTCCAGTTTCTTCGACCAGACCTCTATCTCCGTTCGCAGTTCTTCCTCTAGGTCCTTCACAATTCCGCCCCCGCCAGGATTCTCAGGGCTTCTTCCTCCAAGAAATGCAGTTTTCCCGGGACCACCAGCGCGTGGGGTGGAGGTCCAAAGTCCTCCTCCCTCAACTTCTTCACCCTCCCTGCCTTGACCCTGCCGTCGGGGCATCCGGCGCGGGCCAGGACCACCACCAGGGTCTCCGGGGTGAAAACTCCCCTTCCCATCCTAGCTTCCAGCTCCAGCATGATCTCCATTCCTTCTTTCGCCGTCATGTACCTCTTTTCCTCCGCCCTGAGATCCAGCAGGAGGAGGGTATGGAGTCCCCTCGCCAAATTCTCGACCAAGGTATCGTAGGGGACTGTAGAAGGATGATCCCGGAAGGGTATGGTGGCAGAGCGGCCGAACTTGTAGCTCTGCAAACCCGTTAGGCCAGGCGCGGCAGAAAGGATGGAAGAGGAAGGGACCACCAGAGTGGGAATTCCCCTTTTTTCGGCCCTGAGCCTGAGATCCACGTGGGTAGTGGCCACCATGGAGTCCCCCGGAACCAGCAGGACCACCTTCCCCTTTCTTGCCCTTTCCAAGATTTCCTCAGGATTTTCCTCCAGGGTTTGGCGGTCCACCACTTTTATGGGTTTTCCCACCCATCCTTCCAGTTCCTTGAGGTCAAGTTCGGGGAGGAGGCTGGTATAGTGCTCCATGTAAACCCAGTCAGAATCCTTGGCGAGTTCCAATCCACGTAGGGGAAGACCCTTGTGGCTGCAGAGACCCAGTCCTACGAAGATGAGCATCATTTTTTTAAGGAATCCCTTCTTTTTTTTATTGAGAAGGTCTCCCAGAGTGATGGGATTGAAGTACTTGAAGGTAATAGCGGATACTAGTTTCTTAATGATACCTGGAACCTTTGGGGTAGATATCATTAGCGAACTCAACAGGCTCCTGGAAAGGAGATATAAGCTCCTCATCCCCTCTCCCGTCTTGAAGGAACTGGAATATTTGGCTAAGAAGGGAACCCCGAGCGAGAGATCTTCAGCTAGGATGGGTATGGTTTTGGCGGAGCAGGGAGAAATCGTGGAGTGGGAGGGAGAGGATGCCGACGAGGCCATCCTAAAGCTGGTCCAGAAGGAAGGAGTAAAGGGATGTGTGGTGGGCACCAACGACAGGGCCCTTCAGAAGAAACTGGAAAAGATAGGAGTACCAGTGGCCCGTTTGAGGCATCGTTCCTATCTGATGTTGACCAAAGATTTGGAATGAAATTTTCATATTTTGAGAAAAAGCAACCTTTTAATAGACTCTCCGATGAGGATGATTAGGCTTTCGACAAGGAGGAATGAACTTGCACTGGAGGGTGACTTTAAAGGACACGGTTAGGGTTCCTCCCCATCGGTTCGGCGAACCACTCGAGAAAGTAGTGGCGGAAATCCTCCAGCAGACCTATGAGGGTGTAATAGACAAGGATGTTGGAATGGTGGTGGCCATTACGGATGTGAAGGAGATAGGGGTGGGGAGGATAATAATGGGGGATGGGGCGAGCTATCACGACGTAGTTTTTGAGGCCCTTACCTACCGCCCCGAGCTAAACGAAGTGGTATTGGGGGAGGTGGTGGAGGTGGTAAGTTTCGGGAGTTTCGTGAGGGTGGGACCTTTGGATGCTCTCCTTCACATCTCCCAAGTGATGGACGATTACGTATCCTACGATGAGAAGAAGGGAGCCCTAGTGGGAAAAGAGACGGGGAAAACGCTGAAGGAGGGAGATAGGGTTAGGGCCAGGGTAGTATCGGTGAGTTTGAAGAGGGATTACAGGGGAAAGATTGGACTGACCATGAGACAGCCTGGGCTGGGCAAGCTGGAGTGGCTGGCAGAAGGGAAAAAGGAGGGTAAGAAGTGAAGGAGTTGGCTTGCAAGAAGTGCCACAGGATAGTGAGCAAGGAAGAGGTTTGTCCCGTTTGTAAGGGGACTTCCTTCTCAGCCGAGTGGAAGGGATACGTGGTGGTGAGGGATCCCGAAAAATCACAGATAGCCAAAGCCCTGAAGATAACGCAAGAAGGTAGTTATGCTTTGAGGGTCCGCTGAATTTATTTATGGGCGGAATAAAAGAGAAAGATGGCCAAGACGACCGTATCGGTGATTAAGGCGGATGTCGGTTCGCTGGTGGGACACCACACGGTGCCCGAACCCCTCTTGAAGATAGCCAGGGAGGAACTGAAGAAGGCGAAGGAGACGGGCTTGATCAACAGTTATTATGTGTTCAATGCAGGGGACGATCTGGAGCTTCTCATGGTGCACCGAAAGGGGGAGGACAACCCGGAGATCCATGGCTTGGCCTGGGAAACCTTCAAAAAGGCGGCGGAGAAATCGAGGAGCCTAAAGCTCTATGCGGCAGGGCAGGATATCCTGAAGACGGCTTTCAGTGGTAACGTTAAGGGAATGGGGCCAGGAGTGGCCGAAATGGAATTTGAAGAGCGCCCTTCCGATCCCGTGTTGGTGCTGGCTATGGACAAGACGGAGCCCGGAGCCTTCAACTATCCTCTCTTCAAGGCCTTTGCCGACCCCTTCAACACAGCGGGATTGATCATAGACCCAGCGATGGTTGGAGGCTTCAAGTTTGAGGTATTCGATCTCATAGAGAGCAAGAAGATCGTGTTGAAGTGTCCGGAGGAAATGTACGAGCTCTTGGCTCTGATAGGAAGCCCGGGCAGGTATGTGGTTTCCAGGATTTGGAGGGCCTCCGATGACATGGTTTGCGCTTCCACGAGCACCACCAGGCTTTCCCTGATTGCGGGTAAGTATGTGGGCAAGGACGACCCGGTATGTGTGGTGAGGGCCCAGCATGGTCTGCCAGCAGTGGGAGAGATTTTGGCACCCTTCATGCACAGCTACTTTGTGGAGGGATGGATGAGGGGAAGCCACTGGGGACCTCTCATGCCGGTGGGTTTGAAGGATTCCAGATGCACGGTCTTCGATGGGCCGCCCAGATTGGTGGGATTGGGGTTCCAAATATGCGATGGGGCTATAGCCACTGACGACTCGGGTAATCCTATGGTGGTGGATCTCTTCGAAGATGTGGC
The nucleotide sequence above comes from Candidatus Hadarchaeales archaeon. Encoded proteins:
- the gap gene encoding type I glyceraldehyde-3-phosphate dehydrogenase encodes the protein MRVAINGFGRIGRLFYRSSLERRKNFEVVAVNDLADAQTLLHLLKYDSTFGKLEVEMKAEDGYLVVGKERMRHLSEKDPSKLPWKELGVDLVIEATGVFTDREGASKHLEAGAKRVLITAPAKNPDITIVPGVNETQYDPSKHRIISLGSCTTNCLAPLLKVLEENFGVEKCLMTTVHAYTNDQRVLDLVHRDLRRARAAAVSIIPTTTGAAKAIFEVIPSMKGKSHGIALRVPVPDVSVVDLVALLKRETTAEEVNAAFKRAAEGSLKGILAYTEEPLVSCDFIGDSHSSIVDGSLTTVIGGNLVKVIAWYDNEWGYSCRLVDMANLIASKE
- a CDS encoding DUF120 domain-containing protein — encoded protein: MEEIKLLLEVAKAGGVSGSTSLTLRELSRRMGKPPSTLARWLRRLEERGWLERSPEGRGQRLRLSPRGLAFLKALYTELGEVLEGREEVMRLEGVVVSGLGEGSYYVKQEGYRKQFQEQLGFVPFPGTLNVKLNGSSRQAREVLQELPGVMLKGFRTQERSFGEVKCFPVRIRGKEAFLVLPLRSSHKEVVELVAEEKLRDALGLKDGDRVELEVRKWK
- the ribB gene encoding 3,4-dihydroxy-2-butanone-4-phosphate synthase produces the protein MEIEEALRAMREGRFVLIHDSGERENEVDLVMGAQFVEPRHVAILRKEAGGLICVPLHRRIADNFGLPYLTEIYREAAEKFRLLRNIFPHDLPYDERSAFSLTVNHRRTRTGITDRDRALTIRELARIGAMALNGSAIEEFGKNFRSPGHVPLLPAAESPLERQGHTELSVALAEMAGIIPVTVICEMLDEETHAALSVEKAKKYAEERGLVFLEGREIVEEYKRRRS
- the ribC gene encoding riboflavin synthase, producing MTVRIAMVDTTFARYDMASSAMEELKNLCNVKFERRTVPGIKDLPVECKRLLDEGCVAAMAFGMPGPTPIDKQCAHEASLGLIWAQLLTNKHIIEVFVFEDEASSEEELARLADRRAREHALNLYRLLFKPEELTKRAGTGQREGRPDVGPLRR
- the ribH gene encoding 6,7-dimethyl-8-ribityllumazine synthase, giving the protein MKLGLVASEFSWDVVGPMVEFAKRHIEFLGATLEREVLVPGVWEIPVAVKKLLSEGKVDAVVTLGAVIEGETEHDEVIMQQTTRKLMDLALEYGKPVALGISGPGMTRLQALDRVNEYARRAVESAVKTAKRLGIG
- the arfB gene encoding 2-amino-5-formylamino-6-ribosylaminopyrimidin-4(3H)-one 5'-monophosphate deformylase, with amino-acid sequence MGILALGSHQERHGAVLPPDTDAKLAAHVALEAAKRSGAKFLGILLTSYELPLIRTGKHHSLKKVMGELCRRLGEAKEVLGVKAVVLVNAHGGNKPLREHLHKLEKRMGVRLAFTTLLVDLEGPHAGTGEVSAAAAAGLADLSRLDEHLDFQKYPEVGFVGMERVRRKYTWAERHAREVMERGVKADLELGRKILEGAVEEAVGEVRRLVSELGG
- a CDS encoding DUF357 domain-containing protein: MKDLEEELRTEIEVWSKKLEEALKGVKSLDRRGEKLLENIKAYYQDSLHFRSRSLVKSFECLVWAWALLEMGKEFGCLSTP
- the dph5 gene encoding diphthine synthase; protein product: MLIFVGLGLCSHKGLPLRGLELAKDSDWVYMEHYTSLLPELDLKELEGWVGKPIKVVDRQTLEENPEEILERARKGKVVLLVPGDSMVATTHVDLRLRAEKRGIPTLVVPSSSILSAAPGLTGLQSYKFGRSATIPFRDHPSTVPYDTLVENLARGLHTLLLLDLRAEEKRYMTAKEGMEIMLELEARMGRGVFTPETLVVVLARAGCPDGRVKAGRVKKLREEDFGPPPHALVVPGKLHFLEEEALRILAGAEL
- a CDS encoding DNA-directed RNA polymerase, with the translated sequence MNLHWRVTLKDTVRVPPHRFGEPLEKVVAEILQQTYEGVIDKDVGMVVAITDVKEIGVGRIIMGDGASYHDVVFEALTYRPELNEVVLGEVVEVVSFGSFVRVGPLDALLHISQVMDDYVSYDEKKGALVGKETGKTLKEGDRVRARVVSVSLKRDYRGKIGLTMRQPGLGKLEWLAEGKKEGKK
- the spt4 gene encoding transcription elongation factor subunit Spt4 translates to MKELACKKCHRIVSKEEVCPVCKGTSFSAEWKGYVVVRDPEKSQIAKALKITQEGSYALRVR
- the fbp gene encoding fructose-1,6-bisphosphate aldolase/phosphatase, with amino-acid sequence MAKTTVSVIKADVGSLVGHHTVPEPLLKIAREELKKAKETGLINSYYVFNAGDDLELLMVHRKGEDNPEIHGLAWETFKKAAEKSRSLKLYAAGQDILKTAFSGNVKGMGPGVAEMEFEERPSDPVLVLAMDKTEPGAFNYPLFKAFADPFNTAGLIIDPAMVGGFKFEVFDLIESKKIVLKCPEEMYELLALIGSPGRYVVSRIWRASDDMVCASTSTTRLSLIAGKYVGKDDPVCVVRAQHGLPAVGEILAPFMHSYFVEGWMRGSHWGPLMPVGLKDSRCTVFDGPPRLVGLGFQICDGAIATDDSGNPMVVDLFEDVAFDLARREAMEYMAVLRRMGEFEPARLAHDAMEYTTLPKVLEKLKDRFKSV